A genomic region of Phragmites australis chromosome 2, lpPhrAust1.1, whole genome shotgun sequence contains the following coding sequences:
- the LOC133906185 gene encoding uncharacterized protein LOC133906185, translated as MANPSQPRRLLAAILTAALLLPLVRPDSSSLTTAYDELRLRGFPRGLLPSNVRGYTLDSGSGDFAVDLDSSCRIVLPAGNYLAAFNHRLTGHLGDRRISGLSGIQVKAFFRWWSITGIRADEDQLVFEVGSVSAKFPARDFNASLECPTKAAS; from the coding sequence aTGGCGAACCCCTCCCAgccgcgccgcctcctcgccgccatCCTCACGGCAGCGCTCCTCCTCCCGCTCGTCCGCCCTGACTCCTCCTCCCTCACCACCGCGTACGACGAGCTCCGCCTCCGCGGGTTCCCCCGCGGCCTGCTCCCGTCCAACGTGCGGGGATACACCCTCGACTCCGGGTCCGGGGACTTCGCCGTCGACCTAGACTCCAGCTGCCGCATCGTGCTTCCCGCGGGGAACTACCTCGCCGCTTTCAACCACCGTCTCACGGGCCACCTCGGCGACCGCCGCATCTCGGGCCTCAGCGGCATCCAAGTCAAGGCATTCTTCCGCTGGTGGTCCATCACCGGTATCCGCGCCGACGAGGACCAGCTCGTGTTTGAGGTCGGGTCGGTGTCCGCCAAGTTCCCCGCGCGGGATTTCAACGCCAGCCTCGAATGCCCCACCAAGGCTGCCTCGTAA